Part of the Syntrophorhabdaceae bacterium genome, CTTTCCAGGTGCACATTGACGAAATGGCCTATTTCTTCGACAACCGAATCAAGATGGCGGGAAAGGACCTGGAGAAACAGCCGGCCCGGTTCTGTAAGGGGTTTTCTCAGGGGACCTATCATGGTCCACATGTCCCGTACGGTAACGATTCGGTTCATGGGCGGCTTTGGTGAGGTGCGGGACCAGGATTTGAAATCCGTCTCGGTCATGGGGTATTCGTCCGCGGGCGGCCAATCGGGATACCACTCAAGGATGAGATTTCCTTTATCGGTGAGACCGACCGAGAGGTGGGCCTTTGGTTTCCGGATGCCGTCGATCGTCAACACCCGGTCGATGTTCCAGTTTTGTACACCCGCCAGATCATGGACGCGAACGGGCCACCCTGCAATCGAGGCGATGAGGTCCTTTATCTTCGTGGCATGGGGATAGGGAAGGCCTGCCGGAAAGCTGTCCTTTCCTCCCCTCGCGTTTATTCTTTTCCTCTTTTCGAGGACCTCGAAAATGCCGTATACCGGGTTGTGCATCATGGAACCCATGAAGCTCCTCCTTTTTTTCTCGCAGATTCAGGAGTGACGCAGGTTTGGGCTTTGGCACAACCCCGATGGCCGCGTTACTCCTTCCGCTAGTTATAGTTCTTTTATCTATATAATACAAATAAGAAATCCGCACCCTGCTTCATGGAAAGATTATAATTACCCTATGGGTGTCAGCACCCATTTTCGCCGCACCGCGATAGACGATAAATCAAGGGGATAGGAGCCATCATGACACATAAATTCAAAGTGGGCGACCATGTAGCCTGGAACTCGGAGGCAGGGCACGCCAGCGGCAGGATCATCAAGGTGCATACGCAAAATGTCGATTACAAAGGTTATACGCATCACGCCGGCGAGAATGATCCCCAGTATGAGATCAAGAGCGACAAAACCGACCATATTGCGATGCATAAAGGAGCGGCCTTGAGAAAGATAGACGACTGACGGCCGGGATGCCGCATATACCCCGCTAGAGAGGGGTAGGACTCATCTCCTTGATTTCCGAAGGCCAGTTGATCGCATCTTCAAAACTTGTGAAAACCTCATACTGAAATCCCTTCAAGTCGAGACAGGCTTTAAACTGCATTGCCACCGCCAGCCGCTTTTCTTCATGCGGCACGACGGTCGCGATTTTTCCTTTGAAGAGCGATTTATAACGGGCCATCTCAACGGCCAACTGTAACATCATTCCAATGCTGTCGTCATCGGCAATCGTTGTTTCCCGCATATCGACAAGAATATTGTGACCTGTATGAAAAGTGGCTGCAGCGGCAAGCTCGTGAATGATCTCCATCGACCGGTCCAAATCGATATTTCCCGCTTCAGTCTTCCGAATGAAATCCTTCACTTTATATATCTTTACCATGGCAGGCATACCAACTCCCTCCCCTTCGCTTTAACCCCTTCCTCTTCGCTGCTGCCGGTCCCGAGAGGCATAAGAATCCGCCTTGTGAAAGGGCGGAAGTCAGGCCCTTTCCCCTGTAGCCCCGATGATGGCTCGGAATTGGCGGGCTCCTCAATCCTGCGGGGCACTCGTCTCGATAAATGGTTTATAAAGCTCAACCGCTGAAAGTCAAGGGTGGGGCAATTGCTTTCCTATCATCCCAATTCCCTGCTCCGGCTTCGCGGATACGTCTTAAAGGGGGTGACAGTACCCCGGCCCTGACGGCCGGACCAAACCCCATCCCGGGAAGGGCACGGCTCAAGGGGCCATCATTAGATCACAGATGGAGGCCCGTATAGTATATAATAGGGCATCCCGCAAAGGGGGTCCGGAATGAATAGCCGGCCCCACGGCATGGACGGGACGGATAATTATCGGCTGCGGCGGATTGCAGCCCTTTGAAGACAGGAGGAAAATGGATGAAAAACCCGAGCGCCCGTGACCCCAATCCGACATACCAAAGGCTCCCGGATCGCGGGCGGCCCATAGAGCTTTTCGTGTCTCCTTCTCAATACATTCAGGGGCAGGGAGTCATCGGCCTCCTCGGAGAGTATCTGTCCCTGTGCGTCTCGGGCTGCGCGGGCGTGCTCATTACCCCGGGGCGGGACCGTGCCCTTGGGGACAGGGTGGAAAATAGCCTCAGGGCCGCCGGCTTTACCGTAAGAAAGGCTATCTTTCAGGGCGAATCATCCCTGGCGGAGGCGGGAAGGGTCGCCGAATTCTTCGAAGGTCCCGGTCCCCGAATAGATGTCCTTATCGGCATCGGCGGGGGCAAGTGCCTCGATGCTGCGAGAATGGCGGCCTCGAGGCTCGGCGTGCGGGCCGTTACAATCCCCACCACGGCTTCGACCGATGCACCGACATCGGCCCATTCCGTTGTCTACGACGGGAACGGGGTTTTTGCCGATGTCGAATTCAGCTCAACCAATCCCTTATTGGTGCTGGTCGATCTCGATGTGGTTGCCGCTGCCCCGACCCGCTTTCTCGTGGCCGGTATGGGGGATGCCTTTTCCACATTCTATGAAGCGCGCTGCTGCATGGAAAACCAGGAAGCCCGGACCGCACGGGGCGCCAGGCCGACCATGGCGGCCCTGGCTATTGCGCGTCAGTGCCGTGACCTGCTCCTCGAATACGGCACCGCGG contains:
- a CDS encoding DUF2945 domain-containing protein; the protein is MTHKFKVGDHVAWNSEAGHASGRIIKVHTQNVDYKGYTHHAGENDPQYEIKSDKTDHIAMHKGAALRKIDD
- a CDS encoding glycerol dehydrogenase, with translation MKNPSARDPNPTYQRLPDRGRPIELFVSPSQYIQGQGVIGLLGEYLSLCVSGCAGVLITPGRDRALGDRVENSLRAAGFTVRKAIFQGESSLAEAGRVAEFFEGPGPRIDVLIGIGGGKCLDAARMAASRLGVRAVTIPTTASTDAPTSAHSVVYDGNGVFADVEFSSTNPLLVLVDLDVVAAAPTRFLVAGMGDAFSTFYEARCCMENQEARTARGARPTMAALAIARQCRDLLLEYGTAALEEIGNRETGEALERIVEANILLSGLGFESGGLAGAHGVAQGLTACRDLHTNCLHGELVAIGTMTQLIMEKRMDEAEQAARFFKDVGLPLHLAQIGFDPLERGPELDEIVKQSLNVFFIHYEPFEISHDFLKASILEASEFGKTMGKTLTK